The Heyndrickxia acidicola sequence TGCCTCCTAAGTGCCCGCATTTCTTTTCAGAGGAAAGCTGGTCTTCAAAATGAACGGCAGCAGCTCCTGCTTCAATCATGGATTTCATCAATTCAAAAACATTTAACTGACCACCAAAACCTGCTTCTGCATCTGCAATAATCGGTGCAAACCAGTCAATGCTTTTGTCTCCTTCTACGTGATGAATTTGGTCCGCTCTTTGAAGTGCCTGATTAATGCGCTTTACCACCTGGGGAACGCTATTTGCAGGATACAGGCTTTGGTCAGGATACATATGTCCAGAAAGATTGGCGTCAGCAGCGACTTGCCATCCGCTTAAATAAATCGCCTTTAATCCTGCCTTGACCTGCTGGACTGCCTGGTTTCCCGTTAACGCTCCCAGTGCTGGAACATACTCCTCTCGATGCAAAAGCTCCCAGAACTTCTCCGCCCCGTGCTGTGCAAGAGTATAAGCAATATCAAGCGATCCCCTCAGCCTCAAAACATCTTCAGCCGTATAAGTACGTGTCACTCCGCTCCAACGTGTATCCTGCTCCCAGCTTTCTTGCAATTTATCGGCTTTTCTATTCATTTCCTTCATCCCTTCTTTGATTTCAATATTTTTTCATTGGCTGTTTTCGCGTTGCTTTACGTACAAAGAATGATTCCGTGAGTTGTCTGTCTTCATGGCATCTTTTCGTAAGCTCTTCACAAGTTTTAATACCGAACATATATTTAAAATGATATTTTTGTGTCCAATAGCAACAAAGTTTACGAAAAGAGCCTTTTCGTTTAAAGCAATGCGTATCCTGGTATGGTTAAAAAATCCTGAAATTCATCTTCCGTGATTAGACTGGCAAACAATTCTCCCGCTTCTTGAACTTTTTCTCTGCCCATCTCTTGCTGAATCAATTGAATCTCTTCATTCTTGATTTCTTGGTACATGTCAAACGTAACCTTCCTTCCATCCTCCATCACTCCTTTTGGATGGCGGATCCATTGCCAGATCTGTGCTCGGGAAATTTCAGCTGTAGCAGCATCCTCCATTAAGTGGTGGATGGGTACTGCTCCCCTTCCCCTCAGCCAGGCGGTTATATACCTTAAACCCACACGAATGTTCTGCCTTACTCCTTCTTCTGTTATATTTCCTGCAGGTACAGCCAGCAGATCTTGTTCTGACACCTCGAAATCAATCTGTTTCTGTGAATCTATTTGATTTGAACTCTTCATTTCTTTATTAAAAACCTCCATGGCTACCTTCACGAGTGCAGGGTGTGCCACCCACGTGCCATCGTGTCCATCCTGCACCTCTCTTTCTTTATCCTGGCGTACCTTGTTAAAGGCCTCCTCATTTTTCTGCTCGTCTCCTTTTACAGGAATCTGTGCAGTCATTCCCCCAATTGCCGGCGCCATTCTGCGATGGCAGGTTTTAATGGTGAGTAGTGAATACGACCTCATAAATGGAGCTGTCATTGTAACCAGTGAACGATCCGGCAATATGACATTAGGCTGGTTTCTCAGCTTCTTTAAATAGCTGAAGATGTAATCCCATCTGCCGCAGTTCAGTCCTGCTGAATGCTCCTTTAACTCATAAAGAATTTCATCCATTTCAAAGGCTGCTGGAAGGGTCTCAATCAGTACTGTCGCTTTAATGGTTCCTTTAGGAATTCCAATGAATTTCTGGGCAAAGGTGAAAACATCATTCCAAAGTCTTGCTTCCAAATGACTCTCAAGCTTGGGTAAATAAAAGTAAGGGCCCGTGCCTTTCTCCACAAGATGGATCGCATTATGAAAAAAAT is a genomic window containing:
- the aceB gene encoding malate synthase A, whose protein sequence is MDTQTAGISVAKELKAKYEDLLTPGALHFIEQLERHFGNERKKQLQNRECKQQEMDGGKLPHFLSETEPIRNGDWSISPLPADLQDRRVEITGPPDRKMIINAMNSGAKVFMACLEDATSPTWENVMDGQRNLRDAVDRTIAVYGENGKTYVLNKETAVLFVRPRGWHLEEKHVLVDGKPISASLYDFGLYFFHNAIHLVEKGTGPYFYLPKLESHLEARLWNDVFTFAQKFIGIPKGTIKATVLIETLPAAFEMDEILYELKEHSAGLNCGRWDYIFSYLKKLRNQPNVILPDRSLVTMTAPFMRSYSLLTIKTCHRRMAPAIGGMTAQIPVKGDEQKNEEAFNKVRQDKEREVQDGHDGTWVAHPALVKVAMEVFNKEMKSSNQIDSQKQIDFEVSEQDLLAVPAGNITEEGVRQNIRVGLRYITAWLRGRGAVPIHHLMEDAATAEISRAQIWQWIRHPKGVMEDGRKVTFDMYQEIKNEEIQLIQQEMGREKVQEAGELFASLITEDEFQDFLTIPGYALL